From Pan troglodytes isolate AG18354 chromosome 11, NHGRI_mPanTro3-v2.0_pri, whole genome shotgun sequence, the proteins below share one genomic window:
- the GNG10 gene encoding guanine nucleotide-binding protein G(I)/G(S)/G(O) subunit gamma-10 isoform X1, which yields MSSGASASALQRLVEQLKLEAGVERIKVSQAAAELQQYCMQNACKDALLVGVPAGSNPFREPRSCALL from the exons ATGTCCTCCGGGGCTAGCGCGAGCGCCCTGCAGCGCTTGGTGGAGCAGCTCAAGTTGGAGGCTGGCGTGGAGAGGATCAAG GTCTCTCAGGCAGCTGCAGAGCTTCAACAGTACTGTATGCAGAATGCCTGCAAGGATGCCCTGCTGGTGGGTGTTCCAGCTGGAAGTAACCCCTTCCGGGAGCCTAGATCCTGTGCTTTACTCTGA